CAGATGCCTAAacgacaaaaagaaaaaagccaAAGAGAAAATTCCAAAGTGCCTTGGGCTTCTTTGAGGCTCAAAGTTACCTTAGTGTGTAGTGGAGCTTACTTTATCGTCCATCACACCCAACGAGAGGCTTGATGGCGCATTTGGAACCCTACAACTTTGCTCTCTCCTGAACCTTGACAATCGGCACGTACACCGAACCCTAACCACATGAGTGGAACAATGCAAAGCATGCTAACATTTACTAGGCCGCAAAGAATCTCGTCATCAGCAAAACCATAATATCACCTATTTCTCCCAAGCCCCAACGTGGCCAGCAGGTTGGCAAgatctcccccaccaccgcctccccttGCCCCGTTACCACcattcccacctcccccataCCCCCTGTTCCTCGCGACCCCCATGGTACGCGTGGTCATCCTACACGTCTCAAGCCACATGCTCGCCTGCTGGGACTCTGTACTCCCCTGCTTCTTCGTCCCTTGATACGCCGTCACCAGCTTCTCAAAGCACATTTCGGCTTCTAGCTACAGGCCATCCTTCACGTACGACATGCCCAGCATGGCGCATTCTGGACCTCTGCAACCTTGAGTCCTTTCCTCGGCTCCAGCCACTTGAGGTAAAGCTCCATCCAGGGCCTTGACGCAGCCGGGAAGACATCAGGCCGTGGGGTGCCTGTCTTGGCGTAGAGTATTGCCATGGCCACCACCGCGGCCATGGTATCGAGGTGGTCTAGCCCGAGCGTCTTCTCCGTCTGGGACTTGGCTCGACGTAGCAAGTCGCCGGCCTCGGTGATATCACCCAGCAGGATCTTGAGCTTGCCGTGGTTCCTCAGCGCGCGGAGGGTGACCTGGTTGGTGGGACCGACCGACTGCCTGAGCTTATTGTAGAGGTTTCGGATGCCGACTTCGGCAGAGATCACTGGGATTTGTCTTTTCGAGACCATAAGGGTCTGCGTCTGGCGAGGGGGTACTGATCTCGACCAGGTCAATCACTGCCGACACTACCAGGACGTGGTTATCGCCCAGCACTTCGGAGAGGGCTGCGAGACGGTGCTGCAGCCTGTTTTGGGCCTCTTCTGGGCGCTTGAGAGCATGGCATACCATCCCGGGAGCACGCTCATTGTGAGAGTatcgtggtggttgggacCGAGGGCATCCTGTTGGTTGACTAGAGTGTTGGCCAAGATGTTTTCGGCGTCCTCCCAGTCGCCCTTGTCCGTGAGGATCTCGCCCTCGAGCCTGTTGAGCTTCAGGATCAGGGGATGCTTGGGGTTCAAGAATTGGCCGCCGACTTGAAGCGCCCAGCCGGTCCATCTTTCGCAGTCTAGAAGATGACCCGTGCCATTCGCCGTGTAGGCGATCTCATACGCTGCACTGATGGTCTCGGCGTTCTCCTGGCTTAGCGCCCGCTGGTGCTCTTCAAATACCTGTCGTTCCAACTGGCGCACTTCTTCCCACTTGTTGGCGTTTCTGAGTTCAGCCTCTCGAACTGACCTGTATCAGCTGGGTCAGTGGGGAGATATATGTCGCCATAGATTTCCTGCGCGCCGGGTTCTGACGAGACATAGCCCGGGtcagatggtggtgagaaaaaGGCGGGAGGCTGCGGCGAGACGGATCTCCTTCCAGGGGTGTTTTGTGCCGACATCGGTCGTGGTGGAAGCACCGGAGGGGAGGGTCGGTCCTGGCCATCCCAGCCATTAATGATCGGAATCCTAGGCTGACTGATGgctggctgtggttgttTCTCCAACGCCTTGCTGTAGATATCCTCAATATTTCGTCGAATCTTCTTGAGGTTGTCTTGGTCTTTCTGTGTGGTGCCGATCTTGCACAGCGAGCTGTGGTCGCCGTTGAGCTTCACCACGTTTTCGACATTGCCTGGAAGACCAAGCTTGGCGCTCTTTGGGGAAACAGTCTTGGAAGGGCCTGAGGTTAGACCGCCATGCAAACGGGTTGAGACAGAGGGGTGAGCTCTCACATAATCTTCGGAACCCCAGAACGAGATGATATCATATTTCATCATTTGGTGCTGCCACATCTCGGTCAAGATGTCGGAAAACAGACTGCCCTCTCTCAACACTTCCATGACGTCGTCTCCGGGCTGGAAGCCAGTGGCAGTTGCAACTCTGGCCACGGGAGATTCAAGGCTCAGAAGCTTCCAGTCTCCGCCGTTGTGGGGTGTCGCAAAGAAGGCCAGGCCTGTGGTGACATCCTTGATCTCGGTGAacttggggttgttgtgagCGTTGATCAGGGCTTGCttgatcaacaaccccccgaGGCAGTGTCCAATAAATAGTATCGGTCTAGTATCATCCTTGTCGCGTTCGCATCGCACAGTCTCCAGGAGCTCTGTTGCTTTGTCAACGAAGGTGGATCTGTCCTTGCCAAAGACAGCTTTGGAGTCGTACTCATACAGTAATATTCTCGCATCGGGCACAACGTGGGGAAGGTCTTCCTTCAGCCAAAGACGGCCCTCTGGACCCTCTGGTGCGCGCCATGTATCCCACGCGTGGGCCGAGATATCTTTGCTCCGCGGGTTGAGACCATGGACAGCGAAGATGTCAATCTTGTGCGTCTCGGTATCCGAgctggatggaggagggtagAGTTGTCGGCAAGCCTGTTATGGGCAAGGATGAGCGAGGGAAGTAATGCGCACGACATTTCTCAACAGACTTACCATAATAATTTGCTGTCCTCGTCTAACGCGACGGCTGGCTTATCTAAAACGAATTGTCCGGTGCTTCAGCTGCCAACCGCTCAGCGAAAGAGTGTGTAGTTGTCAAGCCCAAAACTTTCGTTGGGAGGGGTCTTACCCCCCCGCTACTTATGATACCCCAGAGGTCCGGCGTTTCCAGCTCCAAAGTGAGGCACAGGGGCTGAGACTGTGTGCCCATATATGAATTGTTCAAGATCAAAGTCCCATTCGCTCACATCTCCCCCCATTTTCTTGCGCAGTAGCAGCTGAAAGCCTGCAGAATGGTATGTCAGCCATGACGGCAAGCACACAGCTAGCATCTCGGGGTATTCGGAACTGGAAGGATAGCCGAACCAATGAGCTGAGCCCAACGGCATCCATCCAATACAAAGTATCAGCCGAATAAATTGCCGCCAGAGGGCCGCAACGCCTCGGCGTCAAATTCGTCCGTGACATTGGTTGATGGTCACGTGCTCCAAGGCCTGCAGTCCAAATGGAATCAAACCCCAGGCCATCGAAGACCCCCTTCTAATGTGAGGCAGCACGTCGTAGACAAAATGGTGGACACTACAATATAAAACAAAGACTTTAAAAGATCATGACAACGCCCTCGATTATTTTGACTTGGCCTATCGGGTACCTAATCCTGAAGCACTAAAATTTATACTTTAGGTCCATCACCTATCTTAAAAGCGGCTGTCACAACCTTTCACTTCGTATTCACTACCTGATCCTTCAAGGCATAATCACTATCTTTAATGGTGTATTTGTCATCTTTGAGGGCGGTACTACCTATGTCACAAACATCGTCCCCGGTGAAGCTCatgggaaaagaagaagtcggTCTCCCGCTCCGTTACCAAtccctcttcctcgatcTAATCTCCTCCAATTCTACGCTTCCGCTAATTCTGCCCGTTACCTCCCAGCAGCGCCACCCGATCACGATGCAGCGCAAGGCAGGAAACGCGGCAGCCGCCTTTCTGAGCGGCTTTTGTCAATAAAGGAAGGTCTTTGTACATGTTGGCAGACACAATCCACAACCGAGCAAGCCGGTGCATGTTCTGCAGGGTGGCGAGGAGAAAATCGAGGCTTCGGCGTGGGTCAGGTCCGTTCATGTTTACAACCAGACCCTGTAGGGAGTGCctcgttgttgctgccaaCAGTTTCTGATTGCCCCAAGTTCCTCCAAGGACCAGGGACATTTCTGCCAACTGCATCGGGGTCCGGGGCCGACGCATCTCCAACTCCCGGGCACCTACCAGGTAGGCAGGGCCATATTTAGACCCTCTATCTGTCTCAACGAGGACAGCATAGCCCCAAAGGGCCTCGGAGTCGAATAGGTCAACCAAATTGTCGGTGATGTAATCTTCGATAGTCTCTGTATTGAGTCTGACCTCTTGAAGGAAGGCGAGATCAGCtggcttcttcctcaacgaCTCTGGTTTACATACCCACATAGCGTCGAAGAGACCCAAATGTGTGAGGCGTAAAGGCTGCCCTCCTGATTCGGCATACTCATCACAGAGCCGATCAAAGAAGTGGACAAACACGCCAAAGCTGCCCTCGCGTTCAAGCTGTCGCACAACGGCTTCGGCAGACAAGCTGAGTTCCAGCCGGTGAAGATTCGGGGAGTGGCGCAATAGCTGGACAGTCTGCTGGCGTGAGCGGTTTGGACCATCAAAGAAGTTGCGCAGTGAAATGTGTTGAAGGTTTCGAAAGAAGGCAAAGTCTTGATGGTAACAGGAAGCCCCCTCAAAGCCTGAGTAAAAGTCTACAGCAGGCCGATCATGAGCGATTTCCCAGCACGGTTTCAGCCGAAGAAGGCTAGGGAAACTGATGCGCAGCTTCCTCAGCACAGGACGCGCCTGTCGAACGGCGTTCAGTGTTCCAGGCTCAAGTTGAAACGGCTCTTCTCATCTGCATTGACGGTGTAATTAACAAATACCTAAGCCGGACATAGCCAGAGGCTGATGAGCATTCTTACATCAGACTTTCAAGTGATGGCATCTGAGAAACAAGGCGCCGGATGCTTCTGTTGATGTGCTGAGATTTTGAATCGCTCCACAGCGACTCATGACAGCCCTTGACCCGCTCATTCAAATGCCATCCATCAGTGGTAAAATGTTTTGCCAAGGCCAGGCTGATATTGGCTGGGTCGATTCGATCAAGATTATGGTCCACGTAAAGGTACAGCTACTAGCAGAACTCGGCGTTGGACAGCTTGTTGGTGAGGTAGACGCGCTCCTCCCCGCCATATTCCGTCCTTGCTACTAGTTGGGTCGCTACAGAAGAAAGAGGGAACGGGAATCCCCAGGAGCAAATGAATGGCCTGACTCTTTCCATGCTGGCACGCTCGAGATCGGATATAGCAGGGGTCGATCGGCGGAGTCTATATGAGTGGAAAATAAATCCTCTACATAGTGAGTGAAGGCTTTGGATGCACGTTCCGCTCCCTGTCTTGCTCTCGCTCTTAGCTTCCTTCGTGCCTTCCTTCCTTCGCTGAGTCTCTTTGTATCAGATTCACGTTCAGGCCCACCTATTATCGCGCTCTTCTTCCTTTATCATCTCAAAACTTCAGTAACAGTCGGCGAGCAAGTGGTGCACCCTCCACTTCGGTTCCCAGGCTTGCTGTTGAGATCCCTCCTTGCCCAGTGAAAAGTACCATGATTGATACTTGTACGGAATTTTCTCCTCCAGTCCAATAGATGACTTATGTTGACCTGGCCAAAGTTGCCACATTTGCTGACCATTGCCTTGGCAGACCGGGTGTCTGTTCCAGGACGGCTCGCCTCTTGAAGTGATGGCTCTGTTTCATGCCGAGCGGGGCAGCCTTAAAATGCCATTAAATCCTATCTCTCATCCTGTCTAACTTTATGAACCATCTTACACCAGTCAACTCTCCAACAGCTTGACGTTTACGAGATGATTGAACAAGAGAGCTTGTAAGCAAGGTACGCAATAAACTAGAATATCCGCTAACCGGTACTCGTAGGAGATATTACACCGACATAGCACCGTCTGGGGGGTATGTTTATCTCGGCATGTGATCGAGCTATATATTGACGAATACTAAACAGACTTGAATTCATGGACCCCTTCGCCTCTTGGCCCTCCTGGCCCTCCTGGCTCTCATCCTGGCTCTCCTGTGTGTCTCGATGGTTCAACTTCCGTTGTTTGTCTTCGGAAGACTCGGCCGCACGCGAAGCCAATAGTTTTGGGGCGTGAGGGGAAGCCATGTTTGTACTCACAACTTGGAATCAAGGTATCAACCTTTGTGATACCGGAAGTGGGGAAAGTCCCGCAGAGATATATCGGTCAGGTTCTCCTTGAATCTGTATGGCTTTAAATAAACAAAAAGGTCACACCTCTGCTCAGTATCTCGTGTTTATTCATGGTAACCACTGCGGAAGTACCCGAACTTTTCCAGCCTCGTCCAGCCAATTGCAGACATATTGGCCCACCGCGTCCCAATATAGCTCCCAAGCACTTTGTAAATCGTTCACCCAGGTCACATCGTTCAATAGGACATTCATCGAAAGCAGACAAATCAGCTCAGGAAATCCCGGACCTCGCTTGGAAACAGCACTCAAGCAAGCCTCCAGTCGAGTCATTCGGAACGTTGGCCCCCTCCGGAGTCGGTGCACGAACCACTTTCTATCGATGGGAAAACAATGGAGGTCGGCTGCCTATCCGCAGAATATATAAACGGCGGGTGAGCACTCTCCAAAGAACAGAGACAAATCAATAAATTAATTCCCAGCAATCATCGCCAAAGTTTTGTCAACATCCTGGTAAAAGAGCAAGGCATGGGGGCTTTCCCTTCTATTCCATACAGTATGTACTTAGCATGGTAAACTTAACGGAACTCGATACGTTTTGTGTCAATACCTAACCTTTGACCCTCAGCGCTCCTGTCGTCAGTGACGTGAAAGCAGAATGGCGCGATGAGGGAAATTGAAGACGAATGGTAATGGATGGTCTGCACTCTGCAGCACCCAACACCGGGTGCACCCAAACAGGAGCGCAGTGACGCTGCTGCGAGCAACGGTAGCAACAGGAGTCTGTTTGTGGACGGAACACGGCGGTCGAGGGGGTGTGTGTTTATCAAGGCGTCACAGTCTGCCTCGCACCATCCAACAACTCCGTTGCAATGTTGCAATGGGGAAGTGGTCGTGTAATCATACCGTTCCGTTCATTCGATACTGTGTGTAAGACGCTATCCATCGCTGCCTCAACTACGCAACCTACCTATTTGGATACCTACCCACATGTGCGGAATCAGTGAGGGAGTATTGTTCTGGTAACGCATCTACCTATTATCTATCCAGGCACCTATCTAGTAAAAAAATTTCAGCACAAACCTACATTTTAGGTGTTTTTTACAGATTCCTCCTACCCACCAGCCCGGAAGAGGTGCATTTTTTGGGCCGTTTTGCCATTCACTTAAAATCTAGCGAAGAAGCTGCATCCCGACAGGTTTTAATTTGACAAGGTGTGGCGGGCAAGATGCGGTGGACagggtacctaggtagtagGGAAGTGAGCAAGGCCTTGAGAGCAATCAAATGATAGCAGCAATTGAATTCCACCctcgttttcttttgtccAACTATGGAGTAGTATAGCCCTAGCCCTGTTACCCCCCATTTTACTCGCCCGGTTGGCTGAATCAATATCAACGCTCGCCCTTGTTGCAAGCATACCTTATCATTTAGCCATGGCCAAACCTGATTGTGATAATAAACTCTCGAACCATATTAGCGATGCCGCGGCCAAGCCAAGATGGGTTAGAATGGAAAGAGACACTGTTTGAACTTGTGCCGCAGTGGATGCGAGACCCTTCGATTGCCGCAATCGAAAACGTGTGTCGCCAGCATTTAAGCATCGCCCCCAAGGACCCCTGCACCGTCGCCTTCCACACATCCGGCCTGTTCAACAAACTCTACATCGTCGAATCTGCTAGCGGCCCTCGCATGATGCGCGTCTCGCTGCCCGTCTATCCCCGCCACAAGACCCGCGCCGAGGTAGCCACCTTGTGCTGGGTGCGCGAGAACATCACGATCCCCGTCCCCAACGTGTTTGCTTTTGACGACACCAACGACACGAGATCGGTTTCGAGTGGATATTGATGGAGCTGATGGAGGGTGCGCCGGCGCATCGAAGGTGGCGGACCATGTCCTTGGAGCAAAAGGTCGTCTTCACGAAGCGGGTCGCGACATTCCAGGCCTAGTTGTCGGGACGTGGGAAACCGGAGTCCATATTCAGGGCATAGGGACGTTGGATCTGCGGAAAGTCGATCAAGTCGATCAGGGACATGGCGCTGAAGATTTGGACAAGGTCTCTCCTGGTCTACTGGTGTCCCACGAGTTCTTTATGGGCGATCATCTTTACTACGACATTCCACGAGGCCCCTTCCGCTCTAGCCATGACTGGTTGAGCGCGGTGTTGAACATCATCATAGTACACCAGACAGCAGTCCTCGAGAAGAcggacgatgaagacgagaAAGAAGACGCCGAGGAAATCTTGCCTGTGGCGCGGAGACTGCTCGCTCTTGTTCCCAAGGTCTTTCCCGCACATCCGGACGAAGCAGAGACAACAGCACTCTACCACCACGACCTCCATCTAAACAACATCTTGGTGAATGAAAAAGGCGAAATCACGGCCGTTTTGGACTGGGAATCCATCTCAGCAATGCCTCTATGGATGGCGACCATGGTTCCCAAGGTCTTGGACGAGCCAGttcgggaggaggagccgcaGCTGCATATGTACATGGATGAGATACCTGAGAAGTGCAACGATAAGAACAAATGCAAGAATGAGCTGTACTTCATACACAGGATGGAGTGGGAAACAACGCAGCTGCGGAAGGTCTACAACGTCACGCTGAGGGAGCTGTGGCCAGAGTGGTCGCTCGAAGAAAGCTATGTGGAGCTCGATTTCTTCCAGGCAGTCTCTCAATGTGACGGGATAtgggtgaagaaggcagTCAGAGGGGCCGATTACCTGGAGAAGGGTCAAGTTATGCGATTCAAGGACTTGTGGGGAAGTGGGCTCGGTTTGTAGGGAGGTGGGCTCAGCCTCAAGAAATCATGGCATGGCCGAAATCAAACCAAGCTAAACTTTGATCTTTGCCACCAACTATACTCTACCCAACAAACTGTTTTCTGACTACCAGTACAAGGTGCCCATCCTGACCCTCTCCCCAGTCTACTCAgcgtcctcgtcctcatcctcactatTCATCGTCGTCTGAGGAAAGGTCCGAAATCTCGGATTCGTCGTCCGACACTTGGTCCTCGATAACCTCGCCCTCGTCATCCCACTCCGCACCCTCACTCAATGCGACATTTCTGCCAGTCAAGACATCGAACGCTCGCATTTCAATACGTGGAAGCGCATGCGCCAATATCCTCACTATTTTTGGGGCAGCCATCTGTGCCACAAGAACTTGCGCCTGCTTCTCCATATCCGCTTTCAGTTGAAGGAACCCCCCTGTAGAGGAACCGCAACATGTGGCGTGCGCTGCCGAGGTGGTTACAGGTGACTCGTTGGATAGACTGAGGTTGATGAGCATCTCGTTCAGTTTCAGATCGGTGCAATGCTGTGGGGGTCTTAGAACATCGGCACAAATACTACGCATGCGCAGTCGCAAACGTCGTAGCGTAGTAAGAAGCGCGGCGATACTCGTGCAGACATGGATTCCTTCACCGCGCTCTTGGCTTTGATGCGGTATAAGTCGAGTACCGCATAGATCTAGCTCTAGACTCGTTAGGTTGCTGACCAACAAGAAGGCGCGTATTGTGGATAGAAAAAGGTAGTCACGACGTTCTAGAAAACGAAGT
The window above is part of the Podospora bellae-mahoneyi strain CBS 112042 chromosome 3, whole genome shotgun sequence genome. Proteins encoded here:
- a CDS encoding hypothetical protein (COG:S; EggNog:ENOG503PDM0) — protein: MGGDVSEWDFDLEQFIYGHTVSAPVPHFGAGNAGPLGRRVRRGQQIIMACRQLYPPPSSSDTETHKIDIFAVHGLNPRSKDISAHAWDTWRAPEGPEGRLWLKEDLPHVVPDARILLYEYDSKAVFGKDRSTFVDKATELLETVRCERDKDDTRPILFIGHCLGGLLIKQALINAHNNPKFTEIKDVTTGLAFFATPHNGGDWKLLSLESPVARVATATGFQPGDDVMEVLREGSLFSDILTEMWQHQMMKYDIISFWGSEDYTVSPKSAKLGLPGNVENVVKLNGDHSSLCKIGTTQKDQDNLKKIRRNIEDIYSKALEKQPQPAISQPRIPIINGWDGQDRPSPPVLPPRPMSAQNTPGRRSVSPQPPAFFSPPSDPGYVSSEPGAQEIYGDIYLPTDPADTVREAELRNANKWEEVRQLERQVFEEHQRALSQENAETISAAYEIAYTANGTGHLLDCERWTGWALQVGGQFLNPKHPLILKLNRLEGEILTDKGDWEDAENILANTLVNQQDALGPNHHDTLTMSVLPGWLQHRLAALSEVLGDNHVLVVSAVIDLVEISTPSPDADPYVISAEVGIRNLYNKLRQSVGPTNQVTLRALRNHGKLKILLGDITEAGDLLRRAKSQTEKTLGLDHLDTMAAVVAMAILYAKTGTPRPDVFPAASRPWMELYLKWLEPRKGLKVAEVQNAPCWACQAEMCFEKLVTAYQGTKKQGSTESQQASMWLETCRMTTRTMGVARNRGYGGGGNGGNGARGGGGGGDLANLLATLGLGRNR
- a CDS encoding hypothetical protein (EggNog:ENOG503PDT1); the protein is MALLKLPPETLIQIFDHVGSSYFRSDLSRLTVCKQWSEYAHTTCFQDLYVTQKTLRRLLSSPYVESSLRLVKNSVETLDLILKGFEDWDSIPLSGHDPQAVNVWNGAHGHAVRATWTTELNNDLLYLAAIIQQSRRLRILRIQATSELHPLLRFLERRDYLFLSTIRAFLLVSNLTSLELDLCGTRLIPHQSQERGEGIHVCTSIAALLTTLRRLRLRMRSICADVLRPPQHCTDLKLNEMLINLSLSNESPVTTSAAHATCCGSSTGGFLQLKADMEKQAQVLVAQMAAPKIVRILAHALPRIEMRAFDVLTGRNVALSEGAEWDDEGEVIEDQVSDDESEISDLSSDDDE
- a CDS encoding hypothetical protein (EggNog:ENOG503P1B4; COG:S); protein product: MPRPSQDGLEWKETLFELVPQWMRDPSIAAIENVCRQHLSIAPKDPCTVAFHTSGLFNKLYIVESASGPRMMRVSLPVYPRHKTRAEVATLCWVRENITIPVPNVFAFDDTNDTRSVSSRLHEAGRDIPGLVVGTWETGVHIQGIGTLDLRKVDQVDQGHGAEDLDKVSPGLLVSHEFFMGDHLYYDIPRGPFRSSHDWLSAVLNIIIVHQTAVLEKTDDEDEKEDAEEILPVARRLLALVPKVFPAHPDEAETTALYHHDLHLNNILVNEKGEITAVLDWESISAMPLWMATMVPKVLDEPVREEEPQLHMYMDEIPEKCNDKNKCKNELYFIHRMEWETTQLRKVYNVTLRELWPEWSLEESYVELDFFQAVSQCDGIWVKKAVRGADYLEKGQVMRFKDLWGSGLGL